From a single Paramisgurnus dabryanus chromosome 17, PD_genome_1.1, whole genome shotgun sequence genomic region:
- the ralgapa1 gene encoding ral GTPase-activating protein subunit alpha-1 isoform X6 produces the protein MFSKKPHGDVKKSTQKVLDPKKDVLTRLKHLRIVIENAEPNELRHLFEQNYSHIYYVFFENFVTIEVNLKQKGHKSQREELDSILFIFEKILQLLPERIQGRWQFHSIGLILKKLLHTGNSLKIRREGVRLFLLWMQALQHNALKEQLWIFACLIPGFPAPQSELGPRTLDNLISPPLNLQEGQVTPEEISPLVPPQSGDKSQEDLTGYFLEALLKYMVNQAKSLEWKCKENHEKGFAFLFANFKKYYLPHIFPNFSKETSLYNPILDIPPMRPKPYYVVVKRDPETNEALYCTKESFLNARVILIRWLVSFWLEPKSNTGTQIPGMEGENVPKNIQRAAAGLAARGEDGGPRQDSLDGGGPGEPEQSHSNTSTLTEREPSTSSLCSMDEEHLTDIEVVRRVLCSSRTNVNFITEIFRQAFLLPMCEAAAMRKVVRVYQEWISQQDKPVFMREPEEDRFSDQLDSVHERGADDEKEDMGLPVSVHNRNSNWCRSKSSDTDMLEYNVHAGVQATLQVFVTNSSNVFLLESANELKTLLEEHVDMCKRVLNIYRSLVMHETMNQKTWEQILLVLLRVAECVMKRPPSIMPFGKKANTLSGRLSGAIFQTLIVAWIKANLNVYISRELWDDLLSVLSSLTCWEELVTEWSLTMETLTKVLARNLYNLDLNELPLDKLSEQKQKKHKGKGGVHEGHKIAVDRSFSKGWSRDPPGQAAAMMRQRSATTAGSPGIEKARNIVRQKTVDLEEPPMAQRGPRIRHCSQSEETPSSEVFSASGDLEQPPLPRSSSTSDIMEPFIAERVKANKDELTPKMRPMPNDTGNSNPNVSDLMDEFIQERLRARGNSGMMRRGSSPGSLEIPKDLPELLNRQNATRPADDPGVPSEWTSPASACGSDLISSDSQSDSFNAFQYVNKFENFSFPPETCNLGSVDQDSLGGAGQTEEPELSSLTTPHIDSENSSLSQHALSADTVTITGSESASPMHSLGGSRSQTPSPATLTSDNVQHKDLQLDEKMHHSVLQTPDDLETSEFPTEDGSVMAGGTLTGWHADVATVMWRRMLGILGDVNSIKDPEIHAQVFDYLCELWQNLAKIRDNLGISLDNQSSPPPPDLIPPLRILTPWLFKATMLGERYKQGKLHAYKLICKIMKRRQDVSPNSDFLTHFYNIMHSGLLHQDQDIVNTIIKHCSPRFFSIGLPGATMLILDFIVAASRVTACSSLNAPRVEAQILLGSLVCLPNLYKELPALHPTTADIVMTKFTDVKEHIIKHILTSARDEPSAPARCVALCSLGIWLCEELVHGTQHPQIKEALNVICVTLKFSNKTVALVASDILHLLINYVDDLQKFPPNTPKKIVEVLIATITYLLPATESSPHELDKRLVVSLLLCLLDWVMALPPKTLLQQVEKASDKEKTDKSVLSCIYKVLHGCVYGAQSFSNANYFPIHLSDLSSPDYDPFLQLESLKEPEPLHSPDSERSSKLQPVTEVRNRIQQGLISVAARTVISHLVNHLGHYPMSGGPATLTSQVCENQDNPYSESTDLTPELFDAPNLQFFVLNGTTLLSYLQIRAEGGLPGGGMSAGLTTTNACVRVIVRDISGKHSWDSAVLYGPPHCISPSQPLHLYTSSNAAGGERGCDEDSLERGSQEDQENGAFHENEENLEEDEEEVKEDMEEKDLEEQDEDAGLELMAPQAKRQCREVVPSWDSLQDGEDALDEMLQYLGYSSPECLQRTSAPLNIPAPQPTCVSEKQENDVINAVLKQCAEERDFTLHRGNDLNMRAAVQQEPNPQRPQSAFYYCKLLLNILGMNSWEKRNSFHLLKKNEKLLRELKNLDSRQCRETHKIAVFYVAEGQEDKHSILSNTAGSQAYEDFVSGLGWEVNLTSHCGFMGGLQRNKSTGLTMPYFATSTVEAMFHVSTRMPPDSDDSLTKKLRHLGNDEVHIVWSEHSRDYRRGIIPTEFGDVLIIIYPMKNHMYSIQIIKKPEVPFFGPLFDGAIVDEKILPTVVRATAINASRALKSLIPLYQNFYEERARYLETIVKHHSEPTTFEDYAARVFCPAPFNYLPSEAGSCIESQPVENPAMQIDGGDLASPMSPRASKSRMSMKLRRSSGSANKT, from the exons aaaatgCAGAGCCGAATGAACTCAGGCACCTTTTCGAACAGAATTACTCGCACATCTACTATGTGTTCTTTGAAAACTTTGTCACCATTGAGGTTAACCTGAAACAGAAAG GTCACAAGTCACAGCGAGAGGAACTTGATTCTATTCTGTTCATTTTTGAG AAAATCTTACAGCTGTTACCCGAGCGCATACAAGGAAGATGGCAGTTCCACAGCATAG GTctcattttgaagaaactacTACACACTGGAAACTCcctaaag ATTCGAAGGGAAGGAGTGCGGCTGTTCCTGCTGTGGATGCAGGCTCTACAACACAACGCTCTAAAAGAGCAGCTATGGATCTTTGCCTGTCTGATTCCAGGATTCCCAGCACCGCAGTCCGAGTTGGGCCCTCGGACCCTGGATAATCTCATCAGTCCTCCGCTTAACCTTCAGGAGG GTCAAGTGACTCCAGAGGAGATCAGCCCCCTGGTGCCACCCCAATCCGGAGATAAATCCCAGGAGGATCTAACTGGTTACTTCCTGGAGGCTCTTCTCAAATACATGGTAAACCAG GCCAAAAGTCTGGAGTGGAAATGTAAGGAGAATCACGAAAAGGGTTTCGCTTTCCTTTTCGCCAATTTCAAAAAGTATTACCTGCCCCATATCTTCCCCAACTTCTCAAAGGAGACCAGTTTGTACAATCCTATTCTGG ACATCCCGCCCATGAGACCAAAGCCTTACTACGTAGTTGTAAAAAGAGACCCAGAGACCAATGAAGCCCTTTACTGCACTAAAGAGAGCTTCCTCAATGCCAGAGTCATATTAATCCGTTGGCTGGTGTCCTTCTGGCTGGAGCCCAAGTCAAACACGGGAACACAGATCCCTGGCATGGAAGGAGAAAATGTGCCTAAGAATATCCAG AGAGCGGCGGCAGGCTTAGCTGCCCGAGGAGAGGACGGAGGTCCGAGACAGGACTCTCTGGATGGTGGAGGGCCTGGTGAGCCGGAGCAGTCGCATTCCAACACCAGCACCCTCACCGAAAGAGAGCCCAGCACTTCCAGCCTCTGCAGCATGGATGAGGAGCATCTCACCGACATCGAGGTGGTCAGACGAGTTCTCTGCTCTTCCAGAACCAACGTCAACTTCATTACAGAGATCTTTCGACAG GCATTTCTGCTGCCCATGTGTGAAGCCGCAGCCATGCGTAAAGTGGTACGGGTGTATCAGGAGTGGATCTCTCAGCAGGATAAGCCTGTGTTTATGAGAGAGCCAGAAGAAGACCGATTCTCAGACCAGCTGGACTCCGTCCATGAACGAGGAGCTGATGATGAGAAAGAG GATATGGGGCTGCCGGTATCCGTTCACAACAGAAACTCTAATTGGTGCAGGAGTAAATCATCTGACACTGATATGCTGGAGTACAATGTTCATGCTGGCGTTCAAGCTACACTACAG GTTTTCGTCACCAATTCCTCTAATGTCTTCCTCCTCGAGTCCGCCAATGAGTTGAAGACTCTTCTGGAAGAACATGTTGACATGTGCAAGCGTGTGCTTAACATATACCGCAGTCTGGTCATGCATGAAACCATGAACCAAAAGACCTG GGAGCAGATTCTGTTGGTGTTGCTAAGGGTAGCTGAATGTGTAATGAAAAGGCCTCCGTCCATCATGCCTTTTGGGAAAAAGGCTAACACTTTATCGGGCCGATTGTCCGGGGCAATTTTTCAG ACTCTGATTGTGGCCTGGATCAAAGCCAATCTGAACGTGTACATCTCTCGTGAGCTGTGGGACGACCTGTTATCTGTGCTCTCCTCTCTCACCTGCTGGGAGGAGCTGGTCACCGAATGGTCCCTTACCATGGAGACCCTTACAAAGGTGCTTGCACGAAATCTTTACAACCTGGACCTGAACGAGCTGCCCTTGGACAAACTCAGCGAGCAGAAACAAAAGAAACACAAAGGCAAAG GTGGTGTCCATGAGGGGCATAAAATTGCAGTGGATCGCTCGTTCTCTAAAGGCTGGAGTCGAGATCCGCCGGGCCAGGCAGCTGCAATGATGAGACAGCGCAGCGCCACTACTGCTGGATCGCCAGGCATAGAGAAGGCCAGAAACATTGTCAGGCAGAAGACAGTGG ACTTGGAGGAACCTCCCATGGCCCAGCGCGGGCCGCGGATTCGCCACTGCTCTCAGAGCGAGGAGACTCCCTCGTCAGAAGTGTTTTCTGCATCCGGCGACCTGGAGCAGCCCCCTCTCCCCCGCAGCAGCAGCACCTCTGACATCATGGAGCCCTTCATCGCAGAGCGGGTCAAAG CCAATAAAGATGAGTTGACACCCAAGATGAGACCCATGCCCAACGACACTGGCAACAGCAACCCAAACGTCAGTGATCTTATGGATGAGTTTATTCAGGAGAGACTGAGAGCCCGAGGCAACTCT GGCATGATGAGGCGTGGCAGTAGCCCGGGCAGTTTGGAAATCCCCAAAGATCTACCAGAGCTCCTTAACCGGCAAAATGCCACACGGCCTGCAGACGATCCCGGTGTGCCCTCTGAGTGGACCTCGCCGGCCAGTGCTTGCGGCAGTGACCTCATAAGCTCCGATAGCCAATCAGATTCCTTCAATGCGTTTCAGTATGTCAACAAGTTTGAGA ATTTCAGCTTCCCACCCGAGACGTGCAATCTGGGCTCTGTAGATCAGGATAGTTTGGGAGGAGCAGGGCAGACTGAGGAACCAGAACTATCCAGCCTCACCACACCGCACATAGATTCAGAAAACAGCAGCCTCAGTCAGCACGCCCTATCGGCTGACACCGTCACCATTACAG GTTCAGAGAGCGCATCTCCCATGCACTCGTTGGGAGGTTCTCGATCGCAGACGCCATCCCCGGCCACGCTGACATCTGATAACGTTCAGCATAAAGACCTGCAGCTGGATGAGAAAATGCATCACTCTGTCCTGCAAACCCCAGATGATCTCG AAACCAGCGAGTTTCCGACAGAGGACGGCAGCGTGATGGCCGGAGGTACTTTGACGGGCTGGCACGCCGATGTCGCCACTGTGATGTGGAGGAGAATGCTAGGCATTCTGGGAGACGTCAACTCCATCAAGGACCCTGAAATCCACGCACAGGTCTTTGACTACCTCTGCGAACTCTGGCAGAACTTGGCCAAG ATCAGAGACAATCTCGGGATCTCCCTTGACAACCAGTCGTCTCCACCCCCGCCAGATCTGATTCCACCTCTGCGTATTCTGACTCCGTGGCTTTTCAAA GCCACTATGCTAGGCGAACGCTATAAGCAAGGAAAACTCCACGCTTATAAGCTCATCTGCAAGATCATGAAACGAAGACAGGATGTTTCTCCAAACTCTGACTTTCTTACGCACTTCTACAACATCATGCACAGTGGCCTTCTTCACCAAGACCAg GACATTGTGAACACCATCATCAAGCATTGTTCTCCACGCTTCTTCTCTATTGGTCTTCCTGGAGCCACGATGCTCATCCTGGACTTCATCGTGGCAGCGAGCCGCGTGACCGCTTGCTCTTCCCTCAAT GCTCCACGGGTGGAGGCTCAGATTTTGTTGGGATCCCTTGTGTGTCTCCCAAACCTGTACAAAGAACTTCCTGCCCTGCACCCCACAACGGCTGACATCGTCATGACTAAATTTACAGATGTCAAG GAGCACATAATCAAACACATCTTAACCTCTGCCAGAGATGAACCTTCTGCACCAGCAAG atgtgtggCTCTCTGTAGTCTGGGGATTTGGCTTTGTGAAGAGCTGGTTCATGGCACTCAACATCCACAAATCAAAGAAGCACTTAATGTCATCTGTGTCACTCTCAAG TTCTCGAATAAAACCGTCGCCCTGGTGGCCTCGGATATCCTGCACCTGCTCATAAACTACGTGGATGATCTGCAGAAGTTCCCACCCAACACTCCAAAGAAAATTGTGGAG GTCCTTATTGCAACCATCACCTACCTTCTGCCGGCCACAGAGTCCTCCCCTCATGAGCTAGACAAGAGG CTGGTTGTTTCTCTGCTGCTGTGCTTGCTGGACTGGGTGATGGCTCTACCTCCAAAAACTCTGCTGCAGCAGGTTGAAAAAGCCTCAGATAAGGAGAAAACCGACAAGTCTGTTTTGAGCTGCATCTATAAG GTCCTCCATGGTTGTGTATATGGGGCTCAGAGCTTCAGTAACGCCAATTACTTCCCCATTCACCTGTCAGACTTGAGTAGCCCAGACTATGACCCTTTCCTACAACTGGAGAGCTTGAAGGAACCAGAGCCTCTCCACTCGCCCGACTCTGAACGCTCCTCCAAACTGCAACCCGTCACTGAAG TGAGAAACCGAATTCAGCAAGGTCTGATCTCAGTTGCAGCACGCACAGTCATATCTCACCTGGTAAACCACTTAGGTCACTATCCAATGAGTGGTGGGCCGGCCACTCTGACAAGCCAGGTCTGCGAGAACCAGGATAATCCATACAGCGAGAGCACAGACCTGACCCCCGAACTGTTTGACGCACCCAACTTGCAATTCTTTGTGCTTAATGGAACCACACTGCTGTCCTACCTTCAGATCCGGGCGGAGGGTGGCCTGCCCGGAGGCGGTATGTCGGCTGGCCTCACCACCACCAATGCCTGTGTACGTGTGATTGTGAGGGACATTTCTGGAAAACACTCCTGGGACTCAGCTGTACTGTATGGCCCACCACATTGCATCAGTCCTAGTCAACCTTTGCACCTTTATACATCCTCCAATGCAGCAGGAGGAGAACGTGGCTGTGATGAGGACAGTCTAGAAAGAGGCAGTCAAGAAGATCAAGAGAATGGAGCGTTTCACGAGAATGAGGAGAACCTGGAGGAGGATGAAGAGGAGGTGAAAGAGGACATGGAGGAGAAAGATCTTGAGGAACAGGACGAAGATGCAGGATTGGAACTCATGGCCCCGCAGGCGAAACGGCAGTGCCGTGAGGTTGTGCCAAGCTGGGACTCCCTGCAGGATGGTGAAGACGCCCTTGACGAGATGCTGCAGTACCTGGGATACTCCAGCCCAGAGTGCCTGCAGCGTACCAGCGCACCGCTCAATATCCCAGCCCCGCAACCCACATGCGTGTCCGAGAAGCAGGAGAACGATGTCATCAATGCCGTCCTGAAGCAATGTGCCGAAGAGCGGGACTTCACGCTGCATCGTGGCAATGATCTGAACATGAGAGCAGCGGTACAACAAGAGCCAAACCCACAGAGACCCCAGTCCGCCTTTTACTACTGCAAACTGCTCCTTAATATACTGGGCATGAACTCCTGGGAAAAGAG GAACAGTTTTCACCTGCTGAAGAAAAACGAAAAACTACTGAGAGAGCTGAAGAATCTGGATTCCAGACAGTG TCGTGAAACGCACAAGATTGCAGTATTTTATGTGGCAGAAGGCCAAGAAGACAAGCACTCCATTTTGTCCAACACAGCTGGAAGTCAGGCGTACGAGGACTTTGTGTCAGGCCTGGGTTGGGAG GTGAACCTCACTAGTCACTGTGGATTCATGGGTGGCCTTCAGCGTAACAAAAGTACAGGTTTGACCATGCCCTACTTTGCCACTTCTACAGTAGAGGCGATGTTTCACGTCTCCACGCGCATGCCCCCAGATTCAGACGACTCGCTTACTAAAAAG TTACGACACCTGGGCAACGATGAAGTGCACATTGTGTGGTCAGAGCACTCACGGGACTACAGGAGGGGCATCATTCCTACTGAGTTTGGAGATGTGCTGATCATCATCTACCCCATGAAGAACCACATGTACAGCATCCAAATTATCAAGAAGCCCGAG